The Limanda limanda chromosome 21, fLimLim1.1, whole genome shotgun sequence genome contains the following window.
TTCcttttttttgctgctgctgcaacacggTTTATTCCACAGTGGTGGGACCATTAAAAgatcatctcatctcatcttatctcatgtaATAACACAACTGGCTGTATGTCTTGCCCTGTAACTGACTTTCTAGGTTTAGCTTTCTAATAAAAACCAGCAGCCAATAGCAAAGTGACACCACTGACTCCCTGTGTACTGTTTCATGTacagtgaaccaccaccagGGTCCTATCATGGTAGATGTACTTCAACAGCCCATCTGCTGGGACTGCAGCTAGGGGGGGTCTACGCGAGGCCCCGGCTCCTCCGGGACGATGCAGGTGATGATGCTGCAGgtgatgatgctgatgctgctgctgctgtgcaccCCCCtatccccctccctccccagcTCCCCCCCTGATTCCCTTTTACTCCAGCTCGGCCATTTTGACTCACCCCTGGCCTTCTCGGTCGGGAACAGCCTCTGCGCCTTCTCCAGGAACCGCTGCGCCTTCTCCGGCTGCTCGTCGCTCAGCGCCGCGGTGGCGATGTCGATGCAGCGCTCCGCCTCGTCCCGGTTCACCTCcatcgcagcagcagcagcggcagagaaGCGGAGCAGCAGTAAATACAGGCGCCTGCTGATGCCGTCATGTGGATGCTGCGGAATCGGATCCCGTCGGCCGGTGACATGAAGCCGTCAGAGCCgtgatgctgcagctggagtCTGGAGCCTCTGGAGATCCGTTCGAGCCCTGGGTGCGCGATGTGATGACAGCGTCCGCTCCCTGCGCCGCCTCGTCTCTCCACTAGATGGAGACAAACCGCTTGTTTTCAGAGGAGCCCTCCGATTGGTCCGTGAGGAGTGAATAGGTGTGAGCAACAACCATAGGCAACAACACGAGTTTTTCTTCTTGGttaagtttttatttcaaataaaaatataaaacatgcaACAAATGCAACAAGTAAATCCCTGAGTAGGAGCAATTCAAAACATATTGAGTCCTTTCCCCTTTTTCATTAAAACCTCACGCcacctgaacagttttttccccatggcagtggggctcacaatgactctgcccccccctcgcACATAATTTATCTCaattcttactgtatatattattgttcttactgtatatattgttgttttgtttttatgtacagtggcaatttcaaatatttccaatatatgcaactgttcagtttactaagaggttaacttagtttaacctcagttgacaagtcaccagagttacttttaaacacaacacacacacacagctgttttccttgttaatgaatattaacggtcaccgcctattccagaaaatctctgcaccttagcactgtatgtgcataactctctcactgtatatattgttttgttttatattgttttatatatatttatatatatgtaaatattgttgtttaatgtctgattgttatttatgtgcaccaaccacaccaaggcaatttcctgtatgtgaaaATATACTTGGGAAAAGgattttgattctgattctgattctgatagtTCATGAAACCGTTATGTGAAATGTTCCAACTTTTCATTCCTAACTGTTTCATCTCGTCTAATATTTTTCTCcgttttttgtgtttctttcaggtctttttgatttttattaaaCTCACTAAATGTTAACAGCCATTTCAAACCAcaacagactctgctgtgtctGAACTGTACACAGGCCCCAGGGCCCGGATCAACCCATGACTCAGTTAAAAGACTGTTTACACCATTTAGAACAAATAGTAAGGTTAACGGTGGTCTTTATTGTCCCTTGTTATTTGGTTTTCAAACAGTCTTCACAAACCAAGAAGTTATTACAGAGCCTTGAGTCTGTAATTCCACACTTGAATGAAAATCATTCACGTTCCTTTTTTTTAGTAGAGATTCTGTacaatttgtaaaataaagagagaggaaattttgacacatagagctgttcaggcttagtctctgatcatgtgacagaagtttggtggtgatagaacaatgcacagtggagttatgactcgtctcctttggcgaaggttgaaccttcgccgtacctcaatgtttacaaggtttgaggaaatgtcacaattctgagagagagagagagagagagagagagagagagacctcacCTTTGAAAGACATCAAAGATTCCTTTGACCTATGACCACTGACATTGTCACTGCAGGAGCTGTTGGTTGACGGCTAAACATCAAAGGATGCATGGTCCTTGAATGTCCGAGATATAGAACATTGTGTTTCGAtagcgtgtaatcaaactttgacgccacgccacggtcatatgaaatatgaaaactcGATCTGTGAGGTAGGTTTTATTTCAATCTTGTTtagatgacactcatctcaagttgaagttgatctgatgaaagctctaggACATGTTTGCAAAAATTGCtagtttttcataatgctccttgagactGTGTTGTGCGTCAGACCaggatacacctgtgtatcaatTTTTCGTGAaaatcggtcaatgggaactcAGGGGCTGccttccagggggcgctgttgagccttttgccacgcccatttaaaATTTCTCCACAATACGTAAATTCTCACCACTAAACGTTGGTAACAATTTGAGCCTGTTAAAGCCCTCCAAAAGActtttcatttgcctgaaagaaaataataataatccttacaatttccaTAGGGCTTCCactgttcggtgctcgggcccttatTATCAGAGAGCCTCTTTTTATTGTGACTCTTATTCCGCACCCAAGTGTCAATTCtttgttacattaacacacataacataacagtatattgcatattgcacatccccatttctctcctgctttgcattttactttttatttaactttttatatcttgtatttatttgtttttgcattttactctttatttaacttttatgtcttgtatatatatttgtatatattactTCTTTCTTAtgggaagtacttattgtgtttttatgctttatgttaaatgtatgcaccttttcaccaaagaaaattccaggtaggtaggtgtaaaccaacttggcaataaatcctttctgattctgattctggggGGTTTGCTGAAGCGGTTCTATTTACTTGTTTTCACCCAGCACCTATAGATCACGTGTGTCTACATAGGAGTTTAACATATCACTGTGGGGATGTTCTGTGTTTGCATTGGTGGGGTGAGGGTGACGTGCCACAGCTGTGTTCTCCCTGTGGGCGGGCAGAGGTTTCCTGTACGAGCGGCAACTAGAACagccagtccccccccccacacacacatacacgtctCAGTGCCACATGATTACTCATTTGTACTAACGCTCCAGATCAACGCGGGATCGAACCCACGGTGAAGTCGCAACGGGTCTAGACAGCGGtgcagctgctgccgccgcGCGGAGGTAAATATACATCTGGCagcaaatgaataaaaaggTGAACAGCAGATAAAcaggcagccaatcagaagccgGCGCTGAGGCGAGCACTGCGCGCTGATTGGCTGCTCGCACCTCCAGCCCCGGCTCCCATTGATTCGagcttctctctccccctcagaGCTGCTGGAGCCCCGCGTCCCACTCGCCAGGCTGTCCCGTGTCCTCCGCTCCCTCCTCCCGGTGAAAGAGACAAACTGCACCCCCACTCGTCTGTCTTCTTTCGGTGAGTTGctcttcttttctccctctccgcTGCTCATCCCTCCGTTTTTCCCCACAGGTGTAACATCTGCGTTACGCAACCGCCGGCGAGTGTCGTCAGAGAGAAGTGAGGAGCATCATCGCCACATCCAcgcagctagctagctaacctgGCTAGCGGggataataacaacaataacgatttaaagatggacgctTTTATTGTAGCACAATGTGTGGATGGTGTGTGAGGCTCCACCgacgtttctctctctctctctctcccctcctccgtGTCACAGCATCGCCCCACCAGCCGCAGCCACCATGACGGAGGCGGAGGCTTTGGAGAAGAAGCCGCTGCAGCAGAGGGGCACGTCCGGGAACAGCGGTACCACCAGCAACGTCCCCCCGGAGCCCCCCAGGGAAGACGGCGTGGACCACACGTACAAAGAGAGCGAGGGGCCCAAACCCCCCCGGGTCATCGTGTGGAGGAACGTGGTCCTGATGACCGTCCTGCACCTGGCGGCCGCGTACGGCTTCCTGCTCGTCCCCTCAGCATCCCCCCTGACCTTGCTCTGGTGTGAGTGACCAACACGTCTTCTACCTGTTACtgtgggggggcggagggggggcCAGTGGGGGCTTTCATTCTCCCAGTTATGTATCCGTGTAACATCGTCTCGGCTGTTATGTCAGCAGCCCtgcccactctctctctctctctctctctctctctctctctctctctctctctctctctctctctctctctctctcatatgcATGCAACAACATGGTCGCTTACATCAGTAACAGGCCCTCGCTGGTAATTGACTATCCTCGCCATGTTTTTGTGAGTGAATGGTaattttcactctctctctcctgtgtcgAGAGAGAACATGTTGATCTTTCTATCAGAGAATAAGAAGTGCGATGGAAAGATTGGCAGTGTTTCACATCCCCGGTGCTGTGGAATggcctgtctctctttctgtctcttattctctctctctctctctctctctctctctctctctctctctctctctctctctctctctctctctctctctctctctctctctcatgcatgCAACAACATGGTCGCTTAAATCAGTAACAGGCCCTCGGTGGTAATTGACTATCCTCGCCATGTTTTTGAATGCGTGAATGGTAATTTTCACTCTCCTCCTGTGTCGAGAACATGTTGATCTTTCTATCAGAGAATAAGAAGTGCGATGGAAAGATTGGCAGTGTTTCACATCCcggtctctctttctgtctctcaatctctcttatttctctctcatccctctctctctcacaccacTGCAAAAACATGGTCGCTTTCATCAGTGCATAATCCTCCTCCCAGTAGCCTGCGTGTAGGGGGGGGAGTATGGATGAGGCACCCATCATCAGAGATTTAATGTCTGAAtgttgctgccgctgctgctgctgcatggacAGAGAGCTGCTGTTCAGTAACAACACAGAAGAGACGACGTGATTTGTTGATCACTCGCTCAGCAGGAAACAATCCAGCAAATAGTTTGGGAATCGATCGATCGTTCGGAGGGAATTgattacaaatcaaatttattAGTCTGGAAATTAATCGGGTGAATTGTGGGAAATAACTGGCAGGTTGATTGATCTGGAAAATAATCTACAAGTGAacctttaataaaaaacaacatttagttGCAGCATATATTGGTTATAACATATATTGAGATGTAGGTTTTTCATTAGAGCAAAGAGACTGAACGTGGGTAGATTTTAATGCTTCCTGTTTCATCCTACATGCAATCATCAAATGGTTTAATTCGTCCAGTCATCATCTGATATGATGTAATTACACGAGAGTGGAATAGATGCATTGTCTTGTGAAACAAGCAGACGAGTACAGACCAGCTCAGTCAAAGGTGGATTTTAAACATTGAAATGTTTAAGCTTTTGGATGTGAATTCACTGATTTGTTGCCTTTAACAAACAGTAAAGGTTTTATGAACTACAAGGTGATGCAAAGACTTTGCAACGAGCAGTGTCTGTTCTTTTCAGCATAATGTTGTCGAACTTATTTGTCCTTTGCATTTCTTTCCACAGCCGTACTTTGTTTTGTAGTAAGTGCTCTGGGAGTTACTGCAGGAGCTCATCGCCTGTGGAGCCACAGATCCTACAAGGCCTCAACCCCCCTAAAGATCTTTCTTAGTTTAGCTAACTCCATGGCATTTCAGGTACCTGAATTTAAcagctccacagacacacactttcattaCAGTGTAAATACCATGTTGTGTCCTTCACTGTGTGTAATCTGCGTCTTATCCTATAACCCTCAGAACGATATCTATGAATGGGCCCGGGACCACAGGGTTCACCACAAGTATTCAGAGACGGACGCGGACCCTCACAACGCCGTCCgaggcttcttcttctctcacatCGGCTGGTTGATGCTCCGCAAACACCCGGACGTCATCGAGAAGGGACGCAAGCTGGAGCTCACCGACCTGCAGGCCGACAAAGTCGTTATGTTTCAGAGAAAGTAAGTCACTTCAGTGAATGATCTATTTTTACACTCGTCGATatagtaaaaaatataattgtaaaaaaaaaaaaaaaggactttaGACTTTTGTCAGGTGGTTTTGACTGGAAGCATTGTCTCAAATACAGCGAGAACTTCACCTACTTTGGATTTACGGGTCACTGAAGCAGTGCGGTTTAACTTAGTCATTCTGGTTTAACCAGGTCCCAATTACCAACATGTCATTCATTGCATGGGGAGATGTGCCAACAGTCACTCTGTCATGTGAAGGAAAGTGAGGGCGTGAGCATGTCTGACGAGCACTTTTTGTTCCATGTTTATGTTGCACTGAGTAAATACTGACTTCCATTCTTTCCATCTCCACCCATTGTTTCTCCCTGACAGCTACTACAAGCTGTCGGTGGTGCTCATGTGCTTCTTCATCCCCATGTTCGTGCCCTGGTACCTGTGGGGGGAGTCCCTGTGGGTGGCCTACTTCGTCCCGGCGCTGCTGAGGTACACGCTGGTGCTGAACTCCACCTGGCTCGTGAACAGCGCCGCGCACATGTGGGGGAACAGGCCCTATGACACGGGCATCAACCCCAGGGAAAACAAGTTTGTCACGTTCAGCGCTATAGGTATGGACAGCGTGTCAAAAGTGGGATCTCATTTCAAAACCTGTTGCAAGTCTCTGTCGTGCTTTACGAGAACTTTACTCTCTTTAGGTTTTgccaaaatgttgaataaagtACCTTTATGCACGTTTATCTTGACATAGAATAATCTCTTTGCCGGATTTAATCACATCGAAATTGTTAAATTTGTTTGCCATTACATGTTTGCTGACATTTTCAATGAACTGGTCCTAAACATTGGAAACGTCTGTCTTCAGTCTGAATCGCTCACCTCTGTTTCCCGTTGCTTACAGGCGAAGGATATCACAACTACCACCACACGTTCCCCTATGACTATGCAACCAGCGAATTCGGGTGCAAGCTGAACCTTACCACGTGTTTCATCGACCTCATGTGCTTCTTTGGTCTGGCCAAGGACCGCAAGCGAGTGTCCAGCGAGCTGATCCTGGCGCGGATGCAGCGCACCGGAGACGGGAGCCACCGGAGTGGCTAAGATGGGTGCGCCGCGGTCAGCTTCGAGGGGAAAACAAccgaaggagaagaagaagcttccCAGTCTTTGAAAGCTATACATTTCTcatcctcagaggatgaacgTCAGCTTCATGAGGGCCTTGACCAcattttgcttgtttttgtgGTTTTTTGTAGCTGTAACTTAACAAATTGTTCAAGtcggatttaaaaaaaaaaaaaaaaacacgtgtTGCTAAGCTCTTGGCCTCAGTTTCTATATTGTTCAGTCGGGCCAAGGTCTTGCAAAGTTGTTTTAGATTTGAAGTAGATACGTTTTAAAAGTCAACTTCATTCTTGGCTGTTTTGCCACTTTGGTGTGCATTTCCTCATGCAAGATCAGTCATGTAGCCATTTTTATGTAGGTGTTACTCAATTATTA
Protein-coding sequences here:
- the scd gene encoding acyl-CoA desaturase; this translates as MTEAEALEKKPLQQRGTSGNSGTTSNVPPEPPREDGVDHTYKESEGPKPPRVIVWRNVVLMTVLHLAAAYGFLLVPSASPLTLLWSVLCFVVSALGVTAGAHRLWSHRSYKASTPLKIFLSLANSMAFQNDIYEWARDHRVHHKYSETDADPHNAVRGFFFSHIGWLMLRKHPDVIEKGRKLELTDLQADKVVMFQRNYYKLSVVLMCFFIPMFVPWYLWGESLWVAYFVPALLRYTLVLNSTWLVNSAAHMWGNRPYDTGINPRENKFVTFSAIGEGYHNYHHTFPYDYATSEFGCKLNLTTCFIDLMCFFGLAKDRKRVSSELILARMQRTGDGSHRSG